A DNA window from Dehalococcoidia bacterium contains the following coding sequences:
- a CDS encoding DUF1003 domain-containing protein → MPLRSRSPVSPTKGHITDSVEEIARLEAASAPQSRSEVLSDCITAFGGSMLFIGLHAIWFTVWMALNAPGAPFRFDAFPFGFLTMIVSLEAIFLSTFVLVSQNRQAAAADRRARVDLQINVIAERELTRVIQLVAQIHNHLGLPDPTDPELRDMESKTHVADLADAIDEADAREKENGKNGAAAK, encoded by the coding sequence GTGCCCCTTCGCTCACGCTCGCCGGTCAGCCCCACCAAGGGCCACATCACCGACTCGGTAGAGGAGATCGCGCGCCTCGAAGCTGCCTCCGCGCCGCAGAGCCGCAGCGAGGTGCTGTCCGACTGCATTACGGCGTTCGGCGGCAGCATGCTGTTCATCGGGCTCCATGCCATCTGGTTCACCGTTTGGATGGCGCTCAACGCCCCCGGCGCGCCGTTCCGGTTCGATGCCTTTCCCTTCGGCTTTCTCACGATGATCGTCTCACTCGAAGCGATCTTCCTCTCGACGTTCGTCCTCGTATCGCAGAACCGCCAGGCCGCGGCCGCCGACCGCCGCGCTCGCGTCGACCTCCAGATCAACGTCATCGCCGAGCGAGAGCTGACGCGGGTTATCCAGCTCGTCGCCCAGATCCACAATCATCTTGGTCTGCCGGATCCCACTGATCCCGAACTGCGCGACATGGAGAGCAAGACGCACGTCGCCGACCTCGCCGATGCCATCGATGAAGCGGATGCCCGCGAGAAGGAAAACGGGAAAAACGGCGCCGCCGCTAAGTAG
- a CDS encoding enoyl-CoA hydratase-related protein, with protein MAVRYEPKGRIAWVTLDRPEALNTFDRAMHNELHDAWLAFRDDPDVWVAVVTGAGDRAFSGGADVRGFGRQPDPEEKRPMGPARHMWETRFDWDLQGGLEVWKPTIAAINGYCIGEGLTFALACDLRIASERARFAYPEVQIGIPTIAGAVRAPRVVGLGAALELLLIGDRIDAQRAYDMGLVNKVVPHEELLAEAGRWAERLARNAPQAVAATKEVAVRSQAMSFADALRMGEAMRKIAGSTDDAREGIRAFREKRDPEYHGV; from the coding sequence ATGGCCGTACGCTACGAACCGAAAGGGCGCATCGCGTGGGTCACGCTGGACCGCCCGGAGGCGCTGAACACCTTCGACCGGGCGATGCACAACGAGTTGCACGATGCATGGCTCGCGTTCCGGGATGACCCCGACGTATGGGTCGCCGTCGTGACGGGGGCGGGCGACCGCGCGTTTTCGGGCGGGGCCGATGTGCGCGGCTTCGGGCGGCAGCCTGATCCGGAGGAGAAGCGCCCGATGGGGCCAGCGCGGCACATGTGGGAGACACGCTTCGACTGGGACCTGCAGGGCGGCCTTGAAGTGTGGAAGCCGACGATCGCGGCGATCAACGGATATTGCATCGGCGAGGGGCTGACGTTCGCGCTGGCGTGCGACCTGCGGATCGCGTCGGAGCGGGCGCGCTTCGCGTATCCCGAAGTGCAGATCGGCATCCCGACGATCGCCGGAGCGGTCCGCGCACCGCGTGTCGTCGGGCTCGGCGCGGCGCTCGAACTCTTGCTCATCGGCGACCGCATCGATGCGCAGCGGGCGTACGACATGGGGCTGGTGAACAAGGTCGTGCCGCACGAAGAGTTACTGGCGGAAGCGGGGCGCTGGGCGGAGCGCCTGGCGCGCAACGCCCCGCAAGCGGTCGCCGCGACGAAGGAAGTCGCGGTGCGATCGCAGGCGATGTCGTTCGCAGACGCGTTGCGCATGGGCGAGGCGATGCGCAAGATCGCCGGGTCGACGGACGATGCGCGAGAGGGCATACGGGCGTTTCGCGAGAAGCGCGATCCTGAGTACCACGGCGTTTGA
- a CDS encoding DinB family protein, whose translation MAEDKDELLQHYRCTREELIAAIGGLSDELLTEPSLDGWSVKDHLAHLATWDEIRAQEVARISAGHDSAWRMTGDQDGAYNALAHDLRRALSPAQVKWELETSRQRLLDAISSATARGLESSLYGEAGLRSMHEAQHAGWIKRWRDEKGV comes from the coding sequence ATGGCCGAAGACAAAGACGAACTGCTACAGCACTACCGGTGCACACGCGAGGAGTTGATCGCGGCGATCGGCGGTCTCAGCGATGAGTTGCTGACGGAACCGTCGCTCGACGGATGGTCGGTGAAAGATCACCTGGCGCACCTCGCGACGTGGGACGAAATCCGCGCGCAGGAGGTGGCGCGCATTTCAGCCGGTCACGACTCGGCGTGGCGGATGACCGGCGACCAGGACGGCGCCTACAACGCGCTTGCACACGATCTGCGGCGGGCGCTCTCGCCTGCGCAGGTGAAGTGGGAGTTGGAGACGTCGAGGCAGCGGCTGCTCGACGCGATCTCGTCGGCGACGGCGCGCGGGCTGGAGTCGTCGCTCTACGGCGAGGCGGGCTTGCGAAGCATGCACGAGGCACAGCACGCGGGATGGATCAAGCGCTGGCGGGACGAGAAGGGCGTGTGA
- a CDS encoding aldolase/citrate lyase family protein — translation MRKNACKVKWRNGQPAYGAWLMIPSSISAEAVAHQGYDYVCIDMQHGFIDYQVAVTMLQAISLGESTPFVRVPWNDFSMINRVLDAGAMGVIIPMVNSVEEARAAVAACRYFPDGGRSYGPSRANWYAGADYFDHANEEVACVPMIETAQAVERLDDILAVAGIDAVYVGPSDLSVTYGQPPRPDNEGKFEDARMKIAKGCAARGVTAGIHANASLAAKHVEAGYRMITVSADIACLQQRAAADLAQARG, via the coding sequence ATGCGGAAGAACGCGTGCAAGGTGAAGTGGCGCAACGGTCAGCCGGCGTACGGCGCGTGGCTGATGATCCCGAGTTCGATTTCGGCGGAGGCGGTGGCGCACCAGGGGTACGACTACGTGTGCATCGATATGCAGCACGGCTTCATCGACTACCAGGTGGCGGTGACGATGCTGCAGGCGATCAGCCTGGGTGAGTCGACGCCATTCGTGCGCGTGCCGTGGAACGACTTCAGCATGATCAACCGCGTACTAGACGCGGGCGCGATGGGCGTCATCATCCCGATGGTCAACAGCGTCGAGGAGGCGAGGGCCGCGGTGGCCGCGTGCCGCTACTTCCCCGACGGCGGGCGCAGCTACGGACCGTCGCGGGCGAACTGGTACGCCGGCGCGGACTACTTCGACCATGCCAACGAAGAGGTCGCCTGCGTGCCGATGATCGAGACGGCGCAAGCCGTCGAGCGGCTCGACGACATTCTCGCCGTGGCGGGCATCGATGCGGTGTACGTCGGGCCTTCGGATCTCAGCGTGACCTACGGACAGCCGCCGCGGCCCGATAACGAGGGGAAGTTCGAGGATGCGCGCATGAAGATCGCGAAGGGATGTGCGGCGCGCGGCGTGACGGCGGGGATCCACGCAAACGCGTCGCTGGCGGCGAAGCACGTCGAAGCGGGGTATCGCATGATCACGGTGTCCGCCGACATCGCCTGCTTACAGCAGCGCGCGGCGGCCGACCTTGCGCAGGCGCGCGGGTAA
- a CDS encoding MFS transporter — translation MSDGTPTPPTERRDPLDGGRRRVRSAYLRADAILDHGQHRAFRLLWFFLPETSIARNPRFQQIMASRFLSDAGQQALAFGAIVAIVRDGGSAFDAALVGVAALVPPALFGLYGGAVADALPQRVALAFVYNLQAALCFAVPFLLGTGLTETILLIFAVNVLGQVSGPTESSVVPVVASDEELASAASLVTLSSNLGTAFGTAVLAPVLVRAFGVDVVFYVAGVLLLLAASRVFDLATPERARRMNWRRPQVNVRRTITWIIHERAVATMMVVAVLAGTANIVVQVLAPRYVSSVIGVDPADSVYVFAPTALGLAVALLAAPRLIRLLGERGVALAGFVLISGALMLLGFVGDDLALALDPINPLRLLAIVDIDLGSRLRTAGFIAIALGFGFTLTTTSVQTYINRRVPLSYQGRAFALQSVLKNGTAIVPLLTLGALATVVDVETVLIVSPILLGAAAFALIELSVVFGGAAPARRLDVLASFWEESDVPVGNPDEELASRLATEPEHAGGDEHQRA, via the coding sequence ATGAGCGATGGTACGCCGACTCCGCCCACCGAGCGGCGCGATCCGCTGGACGGCGGACGCCGGCGCGTCCGCAGCGCGTATCTCCGCGCCGATGCGATCCTCGATCACGGCCAGCACCGGGCGTTTCGGCTGCTCTGGTTCTTCCTGCCCGAGACATCGATCGCCCGCAACCCGCGTTTCCAGCAGATCATGGCCTCGCGCTTCCTCTCCGATGCCGGCCAGCAGGCGCTCGCGTTCGGCGCCATCGTGGCGATCGTCCGCGACGGCGGCAGCGCCTTCGACGCGGCGCTCGTCGGCGTGGCAGCCCTCGTGCCGCCTGCGCTCTTCGGCCTGTACGGCGGCGCCGTCGCCGATGCATTGCCGCAACGCGTCGCGTTGGCGTTCGTGTACAACCTGCAGGCCGCGCTCTGCTTCGCCGTGCCCTTCTTGTTGGGCACCGGCCTCACGGAGACGATCCTGCTCATCTTTGCGGTGAACGTCCTCGGCCAGGTCTCCGGCCCGACAGAGTCGTCCGTGGTCCCGGTTGTCGCTTCGGACGAGGAACTGGCGAGCGCGGCATCGCTGGTGACCCTCTCGTCAAACCTCGGCACGGCGTTCGGCACGGCGGTGCTTGCGCCCGTGCTCGTCCGTGCGTTCGGAGTCGATGTTGTGTTTTACGTGGCCGGGGTTTTGCTGTTGCTCGCCGCGTCACGCGTCTTCGACCTGGCCACACCCGAACGCGCGCGCCGCATGAACTGGCGTCGCCCGCAAGTCAACGTGCGTCGCACTATCACGTGGATCATTCACGAGCGCGCCGTCGCGACGATGATGGTCGTCGCCGTGCTCGCGGGCACGGCGAACATCGTGGTACAGGTGCTCGCGCCGCGATACGTCAGTTCGGTGATCGGCGTCGACCCTGCCGACTCGGTGTACGTCTTCGCCCCGACGGCGCTTGGCCTCGCCGTCGCGCTCCTCGCCGCTCCGCGTCTCATACGGCTGCTCGGCGAGCGGGGCGTCGCGCTTGCCGGATTCGTGCTGATCAGCGGCGCGTTGATGCTGCTCGGCTTCGTCGGCGATGACCTGGCTTTGGCGCTCGACCCGATCAACCCGCTGCGCTTGCTGGCGATCGTGGACATCGACCTGGGATCGCGGCTGCGCACCGCCGGGTTCATTGCGATCGCGCTTGGCTTCGGCTTCACGCTCACGACCACGTCCGTCCAGACCTACATCAATCGCCGCGTGCCGCTGTCGTACCAGGGCCGTGCGTTTGCGCTGCAGAGCGTGCTGAAGAACGGTACCGCCATCGTCCCGCTCCTCACGCTCGGCGCGCTGGCGACCGTCGTCGACGTCGAGACGGTGCTTATCGTGTCGCCCATCCTGCTGGGCGCCGCCGCATTCGCGCTCATCGAGTTGAGCGTTGTCTTCGGCGGCGCCGCGCCCGCACGCCGTCTCGACGTGCTTGCATCCTTCTGGGAAGAGTCCGACGTTCCCGTCGGCAATCCGGACGAAGAATTAGCCAGCCGTCTCGCGACGGAACCGGAACACGCTGGCGGCGACGAACATCAGCGCGCATAA
- a CDS encoding crosslink repair DNA glycosylase YcaQ family protein, producing MATRSRAVSASPPLELSIEDARLIALRAQGLTISKRAPRSVGEVLRRTGAVQLDTISVLARSHELVAYARLGATPRETVEDAYWGAPARAFEYHGHANCILPVELWPYLAFRRRAGLRQWPNVKGRAIDEVRARLKDGPITASDVGGARASSAGWWNWSDAKRALEMLYRLGEAVVTTRRGWKRVYDLAERALPPEVLAHAATDEECYRELVRQSARAMGIGTRRDIARYFQLTTRYAGNATDAVRLVDAAIADAGLQVVRVDGWAEPAIVAPEMLRAARGEQHRTTLLSPFDSLVWERERTERLFGFTFLLEAYKPKDQRIHGYFTMPLLTGGRLAGRVDPQRSGRTLIARSLSLEDPDAVDAMASALREAATWVGCDEVRVERAQPSRLKRELERALR from the coding sequence ATGGCCACCCGGTCGCGCGCCGTATCCGCTTCGCCGCCGCTCGAGCTGAGCATCGAGGATGCGCGCCTCATCGCGCTGCGCGCACAGGGCTTGACGATCAGCAAGCGCGCGCCACGCAGCGTCGGCGAGGTGTTGCGACGCACGGGCGCGGTCCAGCTCGACACGATCTCGGTGCTCGCGCGGTCGCATGAGCTGGTAGCGTACGCGCGGCTGGGCGCGACGCCGCGGGAGACCGTCGAGGACGCGTACTGGGGTGCACCGGCGCGGGCGTTCGAGTATCACGGGCACGCGAACTGCATTCTGCCGGTCGAGCTGTGGCCGTACCTCGCGTTTCGACGCCGGGCAGGGCTTCGACAGTGGCCGAACGTCAAGGGCCGCGCGATCGACGAGGTGCGCGCGCGGCTCAAGGACGGCCCGATCACCGCCAGCGACGTCGGAGGGGCGCGGGCGAGCAGCGCCGGCTGGTGGAACTGGTCCGACGCGAAGCGGGCGCTCGAAATGTTGTACCGGCTCGGCGAAGCCGTCGTGACGACGCGGCGCGGATGGAAGCGCGTCTACGACCTCGCCGAACGGGCGCTTCCGCCCGAGGTGCTCGCGCACGCTGCGACGGACGAAGAGTGCTATCGAGAGCTTGTCCGCCAGTCGGCGCGGGCGATGGGGATCGGGACGCGACGCGACATCGCGCGTTATTTCCAGCTCACGACCAGGTATGCCGGCAACGCGACTGACGCTGTTCGGCTCGTCGACGCAGCGATCGCGGACGCCGGGTTGCAGGTCGTGCGCGTCGACGGCTGGGCGGAGCCGGCGATCGTCGCGCCGGAGATGCTGCGAGCGGCGCGCGGTGAACAGCATCGAACGACGCTGCTATCGCCGTTCGACTCGCTGGTGTGGGAGCGCGAACGCACCGAGAGACTGTTCGGCTTCACGTTCTTGCTCGAGGCGTACAAGCCCAAGGACCAGCGCATTCACGGCTACTTCACCATGCCGCTGCTCACGGGCGGACGCCTGGCAGGGCGCGTCGACCCGCAGCGTTCGGGCCGCACGCTCATCGCGCGTTCGCTCTCGCTCGAAGATCCGGACGCGGTCGACGCCATGGCGTCGGCGCTGCGCGAGGCGGCGACGTGGGTTGGCTGCGACGAAGTCCGCGTCGAGCGCGCCCAGCCGTCGCGACTGAAGCGAGAATTGGAACGCGCGCTGCGTTAG
- a CDS encoding class I SAM-dependent methyltransferase produces MPDNIVNVDFRRHFPLEAGDRVLDLGCGNGRHTLEAARHGGHVIGVDISREDLHAAKFMYDDLKSKGLAKGRADFIVGDAQNLPFKDGTFNKSLCTETFEHVPDDRRSIAEFLRVTSPGSQVVVSVPAYWPERAYWSLSWEYWHSPGGHVRWYRPGQMRAILEEHGMTVEFQRRRHASQSLYWFLRCIHGLPNENFPPVRLTWKLINEHHNRRIKMLEYIETVASLVIGKDLILYGRKRAAPRDVASEARSTPVGIEA; encoded by the coding sequence ATGCCCGATAACATCGTCAACGTCGACTTCCGCCGTCATTTCCCACTCGAAGCAGGCGACCGCGTGCTCGACCTCGGCTGCGGAAACGGCCGCCACACGCTCGAGGCCGCGCGGCACGGCGGCCACGTGATCGGCGTCGATATCTCGCGCGAAGACCTGCACGCCGCGAAGTTCATGTACGACGACCTCAAGTCGAAGGGCCTGGCGAAGGGCCGCGCGGACTTCATCGTCGGCGACGCGCAGAACCTGCCCTTCAAGGACGGCACATTCAACAAGTCACTCTGCACCGAGACGTTCGAGCACGTCCCTGACGACCGGCGCAGCATAGCGGAGTTCCTGCGCGTCACGAGCCCCGGTTCGCAGGTCGTCGTCAGCGTGCCGGCGTACTGGCCCGAACGCGCCTACTGGTCGCTGAGTTGGGAGTACTGGCATTCGCCGGGCGGCCACGTGCGCTGGTACCGGCCCGGCCAAATGCGCGCCATCCTCGAGGAGCACGGCATGACGGTGGAGTTCCAACGCCGCCGCCACGCGTCGCAAAGTCTCTACTGGTTCCTCCGCTGCATCCACGGCCTGCCGAACGAAAACTTCCCGCCTGTGCGTCTGACCTGGAAGCTGATCAACGAGCATCACAACCGTCGCATCAAGATGCTCGAGTACATCGAGACGGTCGCCAGCCTCGTGATCGGCAAGGACCTGATCTTGTACGGCCGCAAGCGCGCCGCCCCCCGCGACGTTGCCTCCGAAGCGCGCAGCACGCCGGTGGGGATCGAAGCATGA
- a CDS encoding glycosyltransferase family 4 protein, with protein MKICFLMYQGNMYSGGQGVYLHYLTRELARMGHDVHVIAGPPYPTLAEGVTAHNIRDYSYWTYHHYKKDFVYNRPPLSYFHPVNFYEFASTRVNLSSLLANFSVRAYFKLRELSREHRFDVVHDNQTLSYGIWAMHRSGFPLVATIHHPLSYDLRNALRQSRTVYEKARRILWSPWIMQELAAKSVDRVIVVSETSRADVEEAFGLDPANVRTVHNGIDTDTFRPMPGVERQPDKLLYVGNSEDRNKGARFFLEAVNILKDEMDFRVTFVDNYKWLLKMAPRLVNEFGLNSIVDFTGRVPTDALVRHYNEARLFVTASVHEGFGLPLAEAMACGTPAVGTDIGAYREIAEHGKHAWLVPPRDPRALAAAIRTMWHDDALRTRIAGAARQRIIDNFNWRKTAEETLAVYEEVMPLKRRSFAMSATGAADAR; from the coding sequence GTGAAGATCTGCTTCCTCATGTACCAGGGCAACATGTATTCGGGCGGCCAGGGCGTCTACCTGCACTACCTCACGCGCGAACTCGCCCGCATGGGTCACGACGTGCACGTCATCGCCGGCCCGCCGTACCCCACGCTCGCCGAGGGCGTGACGGCGCACAACATCCGCGACTACAGCTACTGGACGTACCATCACTACAAGAAAGACTTCGTCTACAACCGGCCCCCACTCAGCTACTTTCACCCCGTCAACTTCTACGAGTTCGCGTCCACGCGCGTGAACCTGTCATCGCTGCTCGCGAACTTCAGCGTGCGCGCGTACTTCAAACTGCGCGAGCTGTCGCGCGAGCACCGCTTCGATGTCGTACACGACAACCAGACGCTGAGCTACGGCATCTGGGCCATGCACCGCTCGGGCTTCCCGCTCGTCGCGACGATCCACCACCCGCTGTCGTACGACCTGCGCAACGCCCTGCGCCAGTCCCGCACCGTCTACGAGAAGGCCCGCCGCATCCTCTGGTCGCCGTGGATCATGCAGGAGCTGGCCGCAAAGAGCGTCGACCGCGTCATCGTCGTATCGGAGACGTCGCGCGCCGACGTCGAGGAGGCTTTCGGCCTCGACCCCGCGAATGTGCGCACCGTCCACAACGGCATCGACACCGACACCTTCCGGCCGATGCCCGGCGTCGAGCGCCAGCCCGACAAGCTGCTCTACGTCGGCAACTCCGAAGACCGCAACAAGGGCGCCCGCTTCTTCCTCGAAGCCGTAAACATCCTCAAGGACGAGATGGACTTCCGCGTCACGTTCGTGGACAACTACAAGTGGTTGCTCAAGATGGCGCCGCGCCTCGTCAACGAGTTCGGCCTCAATTCAATCGTCGATTTCACGGGCCGCGTGCCCACCGACGCGCTCGTCCGGCACTACAATGAGGCCAGGTTGTTCGTCACGGCGTCCGTCCACGAAGGCTTCGGCTTGCCCCTCGCAGAGGCGATGGCGTGCGGCACTCCCGCCGTCGGCACGGACATCGGCGCCTACCGCGAGATCGCCGAGCACGGAAAGCATGCGTGGCTCGTGCCGCCGCGCGATCCCCGCGCGCTTGCGGCAGCGATCCGCACGATGTGGCACGATGACGCGCTGCGCACCCGTATCGCCGGCGCGGCGCGGCAGCGCATCATCGATAACTTCAACTGGCGCAAGACCGCCGAGGAGACGCTCGCCGTCTACGAAGAGGTGATGCCGCTGAAGCGCAGGAGTTTCGCCATGAGCGCCACCGGAGCCGCCGATGCCCGATAA
- a CDS encoding Fic family protein — protein MAEGDGQAVAWLDELVAKIRDWHEQIIETSGAAGEHTARLLACCARPFQGGVHGDYFPSDVEKGAALFHGIISGHPFVDGNKRTATLATTLYLIASGVLDNTPSPLHFRMLGELAVAVASSRTTVEEVADWLERILGPFESL, from the coding sequence GTGGCTGAAGGAGATGGCCAAGCGGTAGCTTGGCTTGACGAGCTGGTGGCGAAGATACGCGACTGGCACGAACAGATAATAGAAACGTCGGGCGCTGCTGGCGAGCACACCGCCCGACTTCTTGCATGCTGCGCGAGGCCGTTTCAAGGTGGTGTTCACGGCGACTACTTTCCTAGCGATGTGGAGAAGGGCGCCGCCCTGTTTCACGGGATCATCTCAGGTCATCCGTTTGTCGATGGGAACAAACGAACCGCGACCTTGGCGACGACTCTTTATCTCATAGCGTCCGGAGTCTTGGACAATACACCGTCACCGCTGCATTTCCGCATGCTCGGCGAACTGGCGGTTGCCGTTGCGTCGTCGAGAACGACGGTCGAGGAAGTGGCCGACTGGCTGGAGCGCATCCTGGGGCCGTTCGAGTCGCTATAG
- a CDS encoding MFS transporter, with protein sequence MDERDYRLLHIAAYAALFVIGMYAASFGPVFPFLADDLDISVDTAGLLLTALFFGSILASSSIAIALHGRDMRRLTTLGLVAMVAGVTTIGLAPNLWVALIGGAVLGAGDGLVIAALHILMAITSREPARAISRLNLWFAVGAFAGPLWAGGILQTTEERALVYGGIGVVAVIALVLMLLAEAPSHDVVAPREEKLALPGNPTAWFMGGVLFLYVGAEFGLGTWVSEYAKETTDASVFGAAVLTSGYWGALALGRVASTWYFSRQRDASILLLVSVGGAGISALVLALSTGNLAISAAAAFGAGFFLGPVWPTTVAIASSRGAVAGTTAATVTMGNAGGLALPWLQGKILVGAGPAQGVAVTAVLCALMFVAASVFRFRRETAG encoded by the coding sequence GTGGACGAGCGCGACTACCGGTTGCTGCACATCGCCGCATATGCGGCGTTGTTCGTGATTGGCATGTACGCGGCTTCGTTCGGGCCGGTCTTCCCGTTCCTCGCAGACGACCTCGACATTTCCGTCGACACCGCGGGGCTGTTGCTGACGGCGCTGTTCTTCGGCTCGATCCTCGCGTCGTCATCGATCGCGATTGCGCTGCACGGCCGCGACATGCGACGGCTGACGACGCTGGGGCTGGTAGCGATGGTCGCCGGCGTGACGACGATCGGCCTGGCGCCGAACCTCTGGGTCGCGTTGATCGGCGGCGCGGTGCTGGGCGCGGGCGACGGACTGGTGATCGCGGCGCTGCACATCCTGATGGCGATCACGTCGCGGGAGCCGGCGAGAGCGATCAGCCGGCTGAACCTGTGGTTCGCCGTCGGAGCGTTCGCGGGTCCGTTGTGGGCCGGCGGCATCCTGCAGACGACGGAAGAGCGCGCGCTGGTGTACGGCGGCATCGGCGTCGTCGCGGTGATCGCGCTCGTGCTGATGTTGTTGGCGGAGGCGCCGTCGCACGACGTCGTGGCGCCGCGCGAGGAGAAACTCGCGCTCCCGGGCAATCCCACGGCGTGGTTCATGGGCGGCGTGCTGTTCCTGTACGTCGGCGCGGAGTTCGGGCTGGGGACGTGGGTCTCCGAGTATGCCAAGGAGACGACGGATGCCAGCGTCTTCGGTGCGGCGGTGCTGACGTCGGGCTACTGGGGCGCGCTGGCGCTCGGCCGGGTGGCGAGCACGTGGTACTTCTCGCGGCAGCGTGACGCATCGATCTTGCTGCTGGTTTCCGTGGGCGGCGCCGGCATCTCGGCGCTGGTGCTGGCGCTTTCGACGGGCAATCTTGCGATCAGTGCGGCGGCGGCGTTCGGTGCGGGCTTCTTCCTGGGACCCGTGTGGCCGACGACCGTGGCGATCGCATCTTCGCGTGGCGCGGTCGCCGGCACGACGGCGGCGACCGTCACGATGGGCAATGCGGGCGGACTGGCATTGCCGTGGCTCCAGGGCAAGATCCTGGTGGGCGCGGGGCCGGCGCAAGGCGTGGCGGTCACGGCCGTCTTATGCGCGCTGATGTTCGTCGCCGCCAGCGTGTTCCGGTTCCGTCGCGAGACGGCTGGCTAA
- a CDS encoding tyrosine--tRNA ligase, which yields MPDAASTISRNLDEVLTRDDLDRLVASGTPIRHYIGFEISGKIHLGTGLVCMSKVKDFVDAGAHCTIFLADWHSWINDKLGGDRETIRRVAAGYFQEGLKASFAALGGDPAKLTFVLGSDLYHNNDAYWETLIDVSKNITLARMQRSITILGRREGESVDFAKLIYPAMQVADIFSMQINLAHAGMDQRKAHVIARDVASKMRVSPLLDAKGEQIKPVCVHHPILLGLKKPSMWPPPEADLTDYWASMKMSKSDKNSALFVHDSEDDIRTKVRKAFCPPDSVQFNPMLDWVRKLVFPRDGEFRIARKQEHGGDLRFGAADDVDEAFMSGKLHPADLKNGVADWLVETLAPARRAFEQPDERALLDELEALTGL from the coding sequence ATGCCCGACGCCGCATCCACGATCAGCCGCAACCTCGATGAAGTGCTCACGCGCGACGACCTCGACCGTCTCGTGGCGTCCGGCACGCCGATCCGGCACTACATCGGATTCGAGATCTCCGGCAAGATCCACCTTGGCACCGGCCTCGTCTGCATGTCGAAGGTCAAGGACTTCGTCGATGCCGGCGCGCACTGCACGATCTTCCTCGCCGACTGGCATTCCTGGATCAACGACAAACTCGGCGGCGACCGCGAGACGATACGCCGCGTCGCCGCCGGCTATTTTCAGGAGGGGCTGAAGGCGTCGTTCGCGGCGCTCGGCGGCGATCCCGCGAAACTGACCTTCGTGCTGGGCTCGGACCTCTACCATAACAACGACGCCTACTGGGAGACGCTGATCGACGTCAGCAAGAACATTACGCTCGCCCGCATGCAGCGCAGCATCACGATCCTCGGCCGCCGCGAGGGCGAGTCCGTGGACTTCGCCAAGCTGATCTATCCGGCGATGCAGGTCGCCGACATCTTTTCGATGCAGATCAACCTGGCGCACGCCGGCATGGACCAGCGGAAGGCGCACGTCATCGCCCGCGACGTCGCGTCGAAGATGCGCGTCTCGCCGCTCCTCGATGCGAAGGGCGAGCAGATCAAGCCCGTGTGCGTGCACCACCCGATCCTCCTCGGGCTCAAGAAGCCGTCGATGTGGCCGCCGCCCGAGGCGGACCTCACCGACTACTGGGCATCGATGAAGATGAGCAAGTCGGATAAGAACTCGGCGCTCTTCGTACACGACTCCGAAGACGACATCCGCACCAAGGTGCGTAAAGCGTTCTGCCCGCCCGACTCCGTGCAGTTCAACCCGATGCTCGACTGGGTGCGCAAACTCGTCTTCCCGCGTGACGGCGAGTTTCGCATTGCCCGCAAGCAGGAGCACGGCGGCGACCTGCGGTTCGGCGCCGCCGACGACGTCGATGAAGCCTTCATGTCCGGGAAGCTGCACCCTGCCGACCTGAAGAACGGTGTCGCGGACTGGCTCGTCGAGACGCTGGCGCCGGCGCGGCGCGCGTTCGAGCAGCCGGACGAGCGCGCGCTGCTCGACGAGCTGGAAGCGCTGACGGGGCTATAG